The following proteins come from a genomic window of Edaphobacter sp. 4G125:
- a CDS encoding ArsR/SmtB family transcription factor → MAKATYDMERFFQALGDRTRLRLLNLMGEQEICVCYFVEILALPQPKISRHLAYLRSAGMVEARREGKWMHYRIAMPPHIGATQILRETMLWLKEEKEMRADSARLTKACCAPAKFAALQGAPLPGIASECCEAC, encoded by the coding sequence ATGGCAAAAGCGACATACGATATGGAGCGATTCTTTCAAGCGCTGGGGGACAGAACGCGACTGCGGTTGCTAAACCTGATGGGCGAGCAGGAGATCTGCGTCTGCTACTTTGTGGAGATCCTTGCGCTTCCGCAACCGAAGATCTCGCGGCATCTTGCTTATTTACGTTCTGCCGGAATGGTTGAGGCCAGACGGGAAGGAAAGTGGATGCATTACCGGATCGCGATGCCTCCACATATCGGAGCAACACAGATCCTGCGGGAGACGATGTTGTGGTTGAAAGAAGAGAAGGAGATGCGGGCTGACAGCGCACGACTCACGAAGGCTTGTTGTGCGCCAGCGAAGTTCGCCGCATTACAAGGCGCACCGTTGCCGGGGATTGCCAGCGAATGCTGTGAGGCGTGCTGA
- the arsM gene encoding arsenite methyltransferase, giving the protein MSEQVIESVKAKYGAVADSSLSNDHAGVQAVAEAFGYSTEELTSIPSGANMGLSCGNPTATAHLKTGEVVVDLGSGGGLDVFLAAKKVGPTGKAIGIDMTPAMIERARNNATSGGYSNVEFHHATIDRTGLPDATADCVISNCVVNLAPDKQAVFHEIFRILKPGGRVAISDIALKGELPEAVATSLAAYVGCIAGAIPIEQYRTGLRAAGFEHIEIIDTGADLNAYTKIENQSGCCSPAGGNSGTSCCSPSTATLHEDLSSLLSTYDVNAAAASVKIYALKPRT; this is encoded by the coding sequence ATGTCCGAACAAGTCATCGAATCTGTAAAAGCGAAATATGGAGCTGTAGCCGACAGCTCACTCTCGAATGACCATGCCGGCGTGCAGGCCGTTGCCGAGGCCTTTGGCTACAGCACCGAAGAGCTCACGTCCATTCCGTCTGGCGCAAACATGGGCCTCTCCTGCGGCAATCCCACGGCAACTGCGCATCTGAAAACCGGCGAAGTCGTGGTCGACCTGGGTTCGGGCGGAGGCCTCGATGTCTTTCTCGCAGCAAAGAAAGTTGGCCCCACAGGCAAGGCTATCGGTATCGATATGACGCCAGCCATGATCGAGCGGGCCCGAAATAATGCGACCTCGGGCGGCTACTCGAATGTTGAGTTCCATCATGCGACCATCGACCGCACCGGACTTCCCGATGCAACAGCGGACTGCGTTATCAGCAACTGCGTCGTGAATCTCGCGCCAGACAAACAGGCTGTCTTCCATGAGATCTTTCGCATCCTCAAGCCCGGCGGTAGAGTTGCGATCAGCGATATCGCCCTTAAAGGCGAGCTGCCCGAAGCTGTCGCAACCAGCCTCGCTGCTTATGTTGGCTGTATCGCTGGTGCAATTCCGATCGAACAGTACCGTACCGGTCTGCGTGCCGCCGGTTTCGAACACATTGAGATCATCGATACTGGCGCAGACCTCAATGCTTATACGAAGATCGAAAACCAGTCGGGATGCTGCTCGCCAGCAGGCGGCAACTCCGGAACCTCTTGCTGTAGTCCAAGCACAGCTACACTGCACGAAGACCTCTCCTCTTTGTTATCCACCTATGACGTCAACGCAGCCGCAGCAAGCGTGAAGATCTACGCACTGAAGCCGAGGACGTAA
- a CDS encoding arsenate reductase ArsC — MRTFIFACVHNAGRSQMSAAFFNHLADPQRAHAISAGTQPAERVHPVVIEAMREVGIDLEGIKPQKLTQELATGAEMLITMGCGDECPYVPGLERADWPLPDPKGQGIEAVRPIREEIEHRVRSLLMEKQLLPTGSL; from the coding sequence ATGAGAACCTTTATCTTTGCCTGTGTACACAATGCTGGCCGGTCGCAGATGTCCGCTGCCTTCTTCAACCATCTTGCCGACCCGCAGCGAGCCCATGCGATCTCCGCCGGTACGCAACCCGCCGAACGTGTACATCCGGTCGTCATAGAGGCCATGCGCGAAGTAGGCATCGACCTTGAAGGGATAAAGCCGCAGAAGCTCACTCAAGAACTCGCAACCGGAGCAGAGATGCTCATCACCATGGGCTGCGGAGACGAGTGTCCCTATGTTCCTGGTCTCGAGCGCGCCGACTGGCCTCTACCGGACCCCAAAGGTCAGGGCATCGAGGCAGTCCGACCCATTCGTGAAGAGATCGAACATCGGGTGCGGTCTCTACTGATGGAGAAACAGCTCCTCCCAACCGGGAGTCTC